GCGAGGCGCGAGACGAGGACTAGGAGGAACGACATGGCGACGGGCAAGACCGAGCACCGGATAGAAGGCGACAACGTGCTGGTCCTGGAGCGCGTGTTCGACGCGCCGCGAGAGCTGGTGTTCAGGATGTTCGGCGACTCCGAGCACCTGAAGCACTGGTGGGGCCCGCGCGGCTGGGAGCTCCCCGTCTCCAGGCTCGACTTCCGCCCGGGCGGCTCCTGGCACTACTGCATGAAGTGCGTCGACGAGAACCAGGGCGAGTTCTACGGCGCGGAGTCGTGGGGGAAGATGTACTACCAGGAGATCGACGAGCCGAACCGGATCGTCCTCACCGACTACTTCTCCGACGCCGAGGGGAACATCGACTCCTCGCTGCCCGCCTCGAACTCGGTCTGGGAGTTCATCGACCTGGGCGGCAAGACCAAGCTGGTGAGCCGCACGACCTACGC
This genomic window from Trueperaceae bacterium contains:
- a CDS encoding SRPBCC domain-containing protein gives rise to the protein MATGKTEHRIEGDNVLVLERVFDAPRELVFRMFGDSEHLKHWWGPRGWELPVSRLDFRPGGSWHYCMKCVDENQGEFYGAESWGKMYYQEIDEPNRIVLTDYFSDAEGNIDSSLPASNSVWEFIDLGGKTKLVSRTTYASPEALQTVLDMGMLQGISETWDRLEEHVALAA